Genomic window (Bacteroidales bacterium):
GGAAATAAAATCGGGTTATTATTCACTAACCGAAGATGAGTCGAGACATATTATCAAAGTCTTACGCAAGAATTTGGGTGATAACATTAAGATTACCAACGGCAAAGGAGAATTATTTGATGCCGAGATAATTGAAATAGGTAAAAAGAAGGTTTCGGTTAATGTTTTGTCTTCCGAAACCAAACCTGTTAATCGAGATTATTATTTACATTTAGCAGTTGCTCCAACTAAAATGATGGACAGATTTGAATGGATTGTAGAGAAATGTGTCGAAATCGGGATTGATGAAATTTCTCCTATTATATGTGAACATTCGGAAAGAAAGATAATTAAAAATGAACGGCTTGTAAGTATTGCTGTTTCGGCAATGAAACAATCGGGAAATATTAATCTTCCTAAGATTAATCAACAACAAACTTATAATGAGTTTATTGAAAATAAGTTCGAGGGGAGTTTATGTATTGCACATTGTTCCAATGGCGGTAAAGTTTATTATTATGATGAAGTAAAAAAAGGATATAATCTTATTCTAATTGGTCCTGAAGGCGATTTTTCAAAAACCGAAATTGAAGAGGCAATAAAAAGAGGATACAAAGCCGTTAGTTTAGGGAACAGCATTTTAAGAGTTGAAACCGCAGCAATAGTTGCATGCACCTCTGCTTCAATCAAAAATCATAAATAAAAGAAAATGAAAAAAATTCAAATATTAACTGTATTTATTTTATTATCCGCAAATATTTTTTGTCAAGGAAACATTAAAATAGCATTAGTGAAATATTCAGGGGGCGGCGATTGGTACGCAAATCCAACATCATTACCAAATCTTATCAAATTTTGTAATGAGAATATAGGAACGAATATTCATCCAGAACCTGCTACTGTAGATATAGGAAGCCCTGATATTTTAAACTATCCATTTACTCATATAACCGGTCATGGAAATATTGTTTTCTCTGAGAATGATGTAAAAAATCTACGCACCTATTTACTTGCCGGCGGTTTTTTGCACATTGACGACAATTACGGTATTGATCAATATATTCAGCGCGAAATGAAAAAGGTTTTTCCTGAATTGGATTTCGTTGAATTACCATTTTCTCACCCTATCTATCATCAAACGTTTAGTTTTCCTAACGGACTGCCCAAAATCCACGAACATGATGATAATCCACCTCAAGGATTCGGATTAATCTGGGAAGGAAGATTAATTTGTTATTACACTTTTGAAACCGACTTAGGTGACGGATGGGAACATCCTGCCGTTCATAATGATACGGAGGAAGCTCATAGAGAAGCGTTAAAAATGGGAGCAAACTTAATTGAATATGTGTTTGATAATTAAAATTTGAGAATATTTATTATCAAATTGCTCCTAATTTACGATTATTCAATATTTTATATTTTATCATTAACCAATTGATAATAAAATTAAATCTATTAATTCTATCTTCTATAATGATTTTTTTTACGATTTTTGTACCGCATATTATTTTTTAGATTAGTTTATATTCCAAAATAACACATTTATATTTA
Coding sequences:
- a CDS encoding 16S rRNA (uracil(1498)-N(3))-methyltransferase, with translation MEIFYQPEIKSGYYSLTEDESRHIIKVLRKNLGDNIKITNGKGELFDAEIIEIGKKKVSVNVLSSETKPVNRDYYLHLAVAPTKMMDRFEWIVEKCVEIGIDEISPIICEHSERKIIKNERLVSIAVSAMKQSGNINLPKINQQQTYNEFIENKFEGSLCIAHCSNGGKVYYYDEVKKGYNLILIGPEGDFSKTEIEEAIKRGYKAVSLGNSILRVETAAIVACTSASIKNHK
- a CDS encoding DUF4159 domain-containing protein codes for the protein MKKIQILTVFILLSANIFCQGNIKIALVKYSGGGDWYANPTSLPNLIKFCNENIGTNIHPEPATVDIGSPDILNYPFTHITGHGNIVFSENDVKNLRTYLLAGGFLHIDDNYGIDQYIQREMKKVFPELDFVELPFSHPIYHQTFSFPNGLPKIHEHDDNPPQGFGLIWEGRLICYYTFETDLGDGWEHPAVHNDTEEAHREALKMGANLIEYVFDN